Proteins encoded within one genomic window of Lampris incognitus isolate fLamInc1 chromosome 1, fLamInc1.hap2, whole genome shotgun sequence:
- the ficd gene encoding protein adenylyltransferase FICD — protein sequence MMSAIIVWRYTSGRVLGGWGPLLCVLIGSLVALLMPLVGIEEQCCATLKGIAQIRCQLWGSAQKPTVQSTSLTVPFTALDLLPHRFKPSRESELEAKAALQQAVEMKKQGKREKAHKLLVHALNMNPDFVDALTELGTILEEEKDVVQADHLYTKALAISPCNEKALVSRDRTLPLVEEIDQRHFGIIDSKVQRLMSIPKGNSALRRVMEETYYHHIYHTVAIEGNTLTLSEIRHIIETRYAVPGKSLQEQSEAIGVDAAMKYINTTLLSRAGAITVTDILEIHRRVLGYADPVEGGRLRTSQVFVGQHIPPHPQDLEQHMQELVQWLNSEEALQLHPVEYAALAHYKLVYVHPFVDGNGRTSRLLMNLVLMQARYPPITIRKEQRAEYYAVLDTANEGDVRPFIRFIAKCTEITLDTLLIATTEHAVGLPGASHHQACPDCKQTIPVHN from the exons ATGATGTCTGCTATAATAGTGTGGCGTTACACTAGTGGTCGTGTCTTGGGAGGATGGGGCCCGCTGCTGTGTGTCCTCATTGGGTCTCTGGTGGCACTCTTGATGCCATTGGTAGGGATCGAAGAACAGTGCTGTGCCACACTGAAGGGCATTGCTCAAATACGCTGCCAGCTGTGGGGAAGCGCTCAAAAACCGACTGTACAATCTACCAGTCTCACGGTCCCCTTTACTGCTCTTGATCTCCTGCCTCATAGGTTCAAGCCAAGCAGAG AGTCTGAACTGGAGGCCAAAGCAGCACTGCAGCAGGCTGTGGAGATGAAGAagcaggggaagagagagaaggcccACAAGTTGCTGGTGCATGCACTTAACATGAACCCAGACTTTGTGGATGCCCTGACTGAGCTTGGGACCAttttggaggaggagaaagatgtTGTTCAGGCAGACCACCTCTACACCAAGGCCCTGGCCATCTCTCCATGCAATGAGAAGGCTCTGGTCAGCCGAGACCGCACTCTTCCTCTGGTGGAGGAGATTGACCAGCGTCACTTTGGCATCATCGATAGTAAGGTGCAAAGGCTCATGTCGATTCCTAAGGGAAATTCTGCTTTGCGGCGGGTGATGGAGGAAACCTATTACCACCACATATACCACACAGTGGCCATTGAAGGCAACACACTCACTCTGTCTGAAATCCGTCACATTATTGAGACGCGCTACGCTGTGCCTGGCAAGAGCCTGCAAGAGCAGAGTGAGGCAATTGGTGTAGATGCAGCCATGAAGTACATCAACACCACTCTGTTGTCAAGAGCAGGAGCCATCACTGTCACCGACATCCTAGAGATTCACCGGCGTGTGCTTGGCTATGCAGACCcagtggagggagggaggctgcgtACCAGTCAGGTTTTTGTGGGTCAACACATCCCACCCCACCCTCAGGACCTGGAACAACACATGCAAGAGCTGGTTCAGTGGCTCAACTCTGAGGAAGCTCTGCAGCTGCACCCTGTGGAATATGCTGCACTCGCCCACTACAAACTGGTGTACGTGCACCCATTTGTGGACGGCAATGGACGCACGTCACGCCTGCTAATGAACCTTGTGCTCATGCAGGCGCGTTATCCACCTATTACAATTCGTAAAGAACAAAGGGCCGAATATTATGCAGTTCTGGATACAGCCAATGAGGGAGATGTTCGCCCCTTTATTCGTTTCATAGCCAAATGCACAGAAATCACCTTGGACACACTTTTGATTGCTACGACTGAACACGCTGTAGGGCTGCCAGGAGCCAGTCACCACCAAGCCTGCCCTGACTGCAAACAGACTATACCAGTACACAACTga